TTTATCGCGCTCGGGCGTCGCCCGCGCAGCCAGCAGGTCCGCTGGATTGCCTTCCTGCTTGGGCTGGTGGTGCTTTACATCATCGTGAAACTCGCCACCACTAAAGTACCGCTATTGGGGTTGATATGAAGTCGTTGGCCGATTTCCAGTTTAACAACGCGCCGCTCTGTGACGGCATGATTTTGGTTTCACAGCATATCCGCGACGATTTTCCGGTGCAGGACGTCTACGACCAGCTCGAAAGCCTGGTGCGTCTGGCCCGTGAAGAGATCTGCGAAGGTTCACATCAGGATACACAACTTGAGCGCCTGCTGGAGCTGTTTTACGGCGAGTGGGGCTTTAGCGACGCGCGCGGCGTTTACCGCCTGTCTGACGCGCTGTGGCTGGACAAAGTGCTGAAAAAACGCCAGGGCAGCGCGGTGTCGCTCGGGGCTATTCTGCTGTGGATAGCCGGGCGTCTTGATATTCCGCTGATGCCGGTCATTTTCCCGACGCAGCTGATTCTGCGCGCCGACTGGATGGATGGCGAAATGTGGCTCATCAACCCGTTTAACGGTGAAACGCTCGATGAACATACGCTTGAAGTCTGGCTTAAAGGCAACATCAGCCCGGTGGCTGAGCTTTATATGGATGACCTGGAAGAGTCTGAACACAGTCTCGTCATCCGCAAACTGCTCGACACGCTGAAATCGGCGCTGATGGAAGAGCGGCAGATGGAGCTCGCGCTGCGCGCCAGCGAAGCGCTGCTGGAGTTTAACCCGGAAGATCCGTATGAGATCCGCGACCGCGGACTGATTTACGCCCAGCTCGACTGCGAGCACGTGGCGCTCAATGATTTAAGCTATTTTGTGGAGCAGTGCCCGGAAGATCCGATTAGCGAGATGATTCGGGCGCAGATTAACTCGATTTCGCACAAGCAGATTACCCTGCACTAAGCGCGGCGTGTACCGATTTACACAGGATAAAGGCGACAATATGAAACAAAAAGTGGTTAGCATTGGCGACATCAACGTAGCGAACGATCTGCCGTTCGTACTGTTTGGCGGCATGAACGTGCTGGAATCGCGCGATCTGGCGATGCGCATCTGCGAGCACTACGTCACCGTGACCCAGAAGCTCGGCATTCCTTACGTTTTCAAAGCGTCTTTTGATAAAGCCAACCGCTCCTCTATTCACTCTTACCGCGGCCCGGGCCTCGAAGAAGGGATGAAAATCTTTCAGGAGCTGAAGCAGACCTTTGGCGTGAAAATTATCACCGATGTCCACACCGCCGAGCAGGCACAGCCGGTTGCGGATGTCGTGGACGTTATCCAGCTGCCGGCCTTCCTGGCGCGCCAGACCGATCTGGTTGAAGCGATGGCGAAAACCGGCGCGGTCATCAACGTGAAAAAACCGCAGTTCATCAGCCCGGGGCAGATCGGCAATATCGTCGATAAATTCAAAGAGGGCGGCAACGAGCAGGTTATTCTGTGCGATCGCGGCACCAACTTTGGTTATGACAACCTGGTGGTCGACATGCTGGGCTTTGGCGTGATGAAGAAAGTCTCCGGCAACGCGCCGGTGATTTTTGACGTGACCCACGCGCTGCAGTGCCGCGACCCGTTTGGCGCCGCGTCCAGCGGTCGTCGCGCCCAGGTGACGGAACTTGCCCGCGCCGGTATGGCAACCGGCCTCGCAGGACTCTTTATCGAAGCGCACCCGGACCCGGAAAACGCGAAATGCGACGGCCCGTCCGCGTTGCCGCTGGCGAAGCTGGAAGCGTTCCTCACGCAGATCAAAGCGATCGACGATCTGGTGAAAAGCTTCCCGGAACTTGATACCGAGCATTAATCGGCCCGGTCGTAAAAAGAAAACCCCGCGATGCGGGGTTTTTTTATGGGCGTGCGGCGTGCCGCTCAGAGGGGTTAATGTCATATGGCGGGTGCGCAGGCTTATCCGCCCTACGAAAACATATTTAGCCTCTTATCGTAGGGTGGGTAAGCGCAGCGCACCCACCGCCAGGAGCAGAAACCACACGTAGGGTGGGTAAGCAACGCGCACTCACCATTCCAGCGCAGCGCGCCCACCAAAAACTCTACGCAAAAATCGTCATCAAATACGCCGCAAACAGCGCCAGATGCGCACTGCCGTTCAACACATTCGTGCGCCCGGTGGAGAACGAAATCTGACACAGCATCAACGCCGCGAGCATCACCACCATTTCCGGCGCGCCGAGCGCAAACTGCAAATCGTTGCCGGTCAGAATCGCGATAATCGTCACGGTCGGCACGGTCAGTGAAATAGTCGCCAGCACCGAGCCGAAAAAGAGATTCATCGCGCGCTGCACCTGATTATTCAGCACCGCTTTCAGCGCGCCCAGGCCTTCCGGCGAGAGGATCAGCAGCGCCACCAGGAACCCTGTGAACGACACCGGCGCGTTAAGGTGGCTTAACAGCGCTTCAAGTGGGTTCGCGTTCATTTTGGTCACTGCGATCACCGCGACCAGATGCACAATCAGCCACACCGCGTGCCACAGGCTGCTGTGCGCCGACGGCTTACCGTGGTGCGGATCGTCGTCATCGCTCTCGTCTTCATGCTCATAAACAAACAGGCTCTGGTGCGTTTTGGTCTGGATCAGCAAAAACACGCCATACATTGCGGCGGAAATCATCGCCACCAAAAGCGACTGGCCGGTAGAAAAGTTACCGCCCGGCAGCGCCATCGGAAACACCAGCACAATCACCGCCAGTGGGAAAAGGGCGATCAGATACTGTTTAATCCCGAAAAGATTTACATATTGCGTGGCGAATTTACGCCCGCCGAGCAGCAGCGCCACGCCCACCAGGCCGCCGCTGACAATCATAATGATCGAATAAAGCGTATCGCGCATCAGCGTCGGCGCGGCATCGCCCGTCGCCATGAGCGCGGAGATCAGGCTTACTTCAAGGATAACGACTGAAAGACTCAGAATCAGCGATCCATACGGCTCGCCGAGGCGATGCGCCAGTACATCCGCGTGGCGCACCACGCTAAACGCGCTGCTCAGAATCGCGACCAGCGCCAGCGCGTTGATGCCGATAA
This sequence is a window from Cronobacter sakazakii. Protein-coding genes within it:
- the chaA gene encoding sodium-potassium/proton antiporter ChaA; translated protein: MTKTNHEAVKTRHKESSLIFPVLALAVLAFWGSSQSLPVIIGINALALVAILSSAFSVVRHADVLAHRLGEPYGSLILSLSVVILEVSLISALMATGDAAPTLMRDTLYSIIMIVSGGLVGVALLLGGRKFATQYVNLFGIKQYLIALFPLAVIVLVFPMALPGGNFSTGQSLLVAMISAAMYGVFLLIQTKTHQSLFVYEHEDESDDDDPHHGKPSAHSSLWHAVWLIVHLVAVIAVTKMNANPLEALLSHLNAPVSFTGFLVALLILSPEGLGALKAVLNNQVQRAMNLFFGSVLATISLTVPTVTIIAILTGNDLQFALGAPEMVVMLAALMLCQISFSTGRTNVLNGSAHLALFAAYLMTIFA
- the sirB1 gene encoding invasion regulator SirB1, translated to MKSLADFQFNNAPLCDGMILVSQHIRDDFPVQDVYDQLESLVRLAREEICEGSHQDTQLERLLELFYGEWGFSDARGVYRLSDALWLDKVLKKRQGSAVSLGAILLWIAGRLDIPLMPVIFPTQLILRADWMDGEMWLINPFNGETLDEHTLEVWLKGNISPVAELYMDDLEESEHSLVIRKLLDTLKSALMEERQMELALRASEALLEFNPEDPYEIRDRGLIYAQLDCEHVALNDLSYFVEQCPEDPISEMIRAQINSISHKQITLH
- the kdsA gene encoding 3-deoxy-8-phosphooctulonate synthase, whose product is MKQKVVSIGDINVANDLPFVLFGGMNVLESRDLAMRICEHYVTVTQKLGIPYVFKASFDKANRSSIHSYRGPGLEEGMKIFQELKQTFGVKIITDVHTAEQAQPVADVVDVIQLPAFLARQTDLVEAMAKTGAVINVKKPQFISPGQIGNIVDKFKEGGNEQVILCDRGTNFGYDNLVVDMLGFGVMKKVSGNAPVIFDVTHALQCRDPFGAASSGRRAQVTELARAGMATGLAGLFIEAHPDPENAKCDGPSALPLAKLEAFLTQIKAIDDLVKSFPELDTEH